One region of Chlorobiota bacterium genomic DNA includes:
- a CDS encoding OmpA family protein has protein sequence MDDSGTVMNNFRTRPLPARVLEWIGIWTGIWIAAWVLLAPTATAQQEPHAPAPLPPDSLKTSRLSGFVGYVWDFFSSNYAIASGGAVVDATACGAYQRGEGTSIEVGVGYAKDFGAKFGLRGVLGFRKGSFQQSFNCTDPAQILTPNGTSTAITRFVNTIDLSTIWLTALADVQPFPFPLRVGVGPGVAVAIGQEYSAREEVVTPANAEFLEGGQSRSIGAGSGDGNRIAIAADAEISLPIIAGTSLRLLPSVAVRRYLTSPISWTPFSWTSISLRIGAEYQFWNDDWNKPAVPAVAELPFGQPIPEQPIAPAPPPPSIPLRFSATWKEPGGDTATVQQLRIVRQQILPLLPFIFFDSGSVAIPERYRLRNQAGRQPGEIGGEIAAAIRLHREVLDTIGARLRATPQANIRIAGTAPDAPAAEAIGVATARAAAVAEYLSAAWGIERGRIAISGKVMPDAPTLSTSAEGAAENIRAEISSGDPAILAPIVFRDTTMPAATAIIAGTVFPGSDSLLAVELRRESGAAKRLATRSSSGETIAVEGVVEPPSGQAETAAETIERVELAAITRDRGAGVAPSSGPLYLRTQLRQKVVLEALALFPFGSARLAAKDAEAIRQLRRLVGDSTATATLIGSTDDLGEASGNLQLSRSRAAAVADVLNLPKTRTEGLGEAASAAVLRYPEERMYARSVRARIAE, from the coding sequence GTGGATGATTCTGGCACGGTGATGAACAACTTCCGCACGCGCCCGCTTCCGGCGCGGGTTCTGGAATGGATTGGAATCTGGACTGGAATCTGGATTGCCGCATGGGTGCTTCTTGCCCCAACAGCAACCGCGCAGCAGGAACCTCACGCCCCCGCCCCGCTCCCTCCTGACTCCCTAAAAACTTCCCGCCTCTCCGGCTTTGTGGGATACGTGTGGGATTTTTTTTCATCGAATTATGCCATCGCTTCTGGCGGGGCTGTGGTGGATGCAACGGCGTGCGGAGCCTACCAGCGCGGGGAAGGAACATCCATCGAAGTTGGGGTTGGATATGCCAAAGATTTTGGAGCAAAGTTCGGACTGCGGGGGGTGCTTGGCTTCCGGAAAGGGAGTTTCCAGCAGTCGTTCAACTGCACCGACCCGGCCCAGATACTCACCCCCAACGGAACCAGCACCGCCATCACCAGGTTTGTCAACACGATTGATCTTTCCACCATCTGGCTCACCGCGCTTGCCGATGTTCAGCCGTTTCCATTTCCGCTGCGGGTTGGCGTTGGCCCCGGGGTTGCGGTGGCGATTGGCCAGGAATATTCGGCGCGGGAGGAGGTCGTCACCCCGGCAAATGCGGAGTTTCTGGAAGGGGGGCAATCACGCAGCATCGGCGCGGGAAGCGGGGATGGGAACCGGATAGCCATTGCTGCCGATGCCGAGATTTCCCTGCCGATCATCGCTGGCACATCGTTGCGGCTACTCCCGTCGGTTGCCGTTCGCCGCTATCTCACTTCTCCAATCTCATGGACCCCCTTCAGCTGGACCAGCATCAGCCTGCGGATTGGAGCGGAGTATCAGTTTTGGAACGATGATTGGAACAAGCCAGCGGTCCCAGCCGTTGCCGAGCTTCCCTTCGGGCAGCCCATTCCCGAGCAACCGATTGCCCCCGCACCGCCACCACCCAGCATCCCGCTGCGGTTCTCCGCCACGTGGAAAGAACCCGGGGGCGACACCGCAACGGTTCAGCAGCTGCGAATTGTCCGCCAGCAGATTCTTCCCCTTCTCCCTTTCATCTTTTTTGATTCCGGTTCGGTGGCGATTCCGGAGCGGTATCGGCTGCGGAACCAAGCGGGCCGGCAGCCGGGGGAAATTGGGGGTGAAATTGCGGCAGCAATCCGGCTTCACCGGGAAGTGTTGGACACGATTGGCGCACGGCTTCGCGCCACACCCCAAGCCAACATCAGGATTGCCGGAACCGCGCCGGACGCGCCCGCAGCGGAAGCAATCGGGGTGGCCACTGCGCGCGCGGCTGCGGTGGCGGAGTACCTTTCGGCGGCGTGGGGAATCGAACGCGGGCGCATCGCGATTTCCGGAAAGGTGATGCCGGACGCGCCCACACTCTCGACTTCGGCGGAAGGGGCTGCCGAGAATATCCGTGCGGAAATTAGCTCGGGCGATCCGGCGATTCTTGCCCCCATCGTCTTCCGCGACACAACAATGCCCGCAGCAACGGCGATAATTGCTGGAACGGTTTTCCCGGGAAGCGATTCGCTTCTTGCCGTCGAGCTTCGGCGCGAATCGGGGGCGGCCAAGCGGCTGGCAACGCGCAGCAGCAGCGGGGAAACCATTGCGGTGGAAGGCGTTGTGGAGCCACCGAGCGGCCAAGCGGAGACGGCTGCTGAAACCATCGAGCGTGTGGAGTTGGCCGCAATCACCCGCGACCGGGGCGCAGGGGTTGCCCCAAGCTCCGGCCCGCTCTACCTGCGAACGCAGCTACGCCAGAAGGTGGTGCTGGAGGCGTTGGCGTTGTTTCCGTTTGGGAGCGCACGGCTTGCCGCGAAGGATGCCGAGGCAATCCGCCAGCTTCGCCGTTTGGTTGGTGACTCCACCGCAACCGCAACGCTGATAGGAAGCACCGATGATTTAGGGGAGGCATCGGGGAACTTGCAACTTTCGCGCAGCCGCGCAGCCGCAGTGGCGGACGTTCTCAATCTTCCCAAAACAAGAACCGAAGGGTTGGGGGAAGCTGCCAGCGCAGCGGTGCTTCGCTATCCCGAAGAACGGATGTACGCCCGCAGCGTCCGCGCAAGAATTGCGGAGTAA
- a CDS encoding choice-of-anchor D domain-containing protein produces MSPSFQRAILPCLLVLATVSFPNTALSQWRKLTSYSSGFYNEVFFFDNQHGWITSFNGTILRTANGGTTWQTASLPNAKSSPNRDICFVSSSTGFISGDDGIWKTTDGGATWSNISPTSPTIAGSTSCWFIDANNGVLGFGGCADSTVTFCATTNGGATWSSVTYTHSSPDVAVGGMGYTNGAYHAAGGSGKHWKSTDGGASWSYLPTGSGGWQEDLVTAAGNVFTASANGTSCGALGGGKILKSTNGGSAWASANFPSVVMWGITMYSGTDGWACGDNGNAFKTTDGGATWTNTSCGMATADRIDDIHFTDATHGWAVGDGIYQFIPHYYLPIRDTINFGDVLVGTKRGDSLVAVKSIGTAGSIQTWRTTGADSAHFNLQSTVVPIAVPSCGSAGVLSSFQPKSEGVKIANVELTLLDGGPPISVVVKGRGVRPRIAAPATHKADTMVCNYRRYDTIPIRNMGSYPLRVDSAWFSDMRSGTFSIVRPLPPFSVPIGAVVGLVVQTDMNGTGQCGATLQLRNNDPDAGASPHQVTISGYRRKIVYEIDPDTVVTIPPAPLRTPSAICIRVANLGDGPQIIESVKPLNGSSAITLKNTVVNLQLQRSEYMMLCFEARATDTLPHERRFWVRTQPCGKDTFIVVKFKATNPYIVAPPERTLQLATCGAVATDSIVVRNAGNSDLLLRSARFSSPLSSFVLVNPTAWPVTVSARDSVVVRYQITPTSTQQRDTLTIQSNDSTLANGLLKIPCSATFSTPQTAASLVPTAQSEVCRSADTVWRAIAVRNRGNVPVNIVEVIQQPGNQLPFAVQISSRAIPPGTTDTVRIGLASTQAGSFNENFTIQYAECGLADSITLHLDVVETSVAWLQQSINLGATPVGVPASGVIELVNNGSTEVTIDSIYLSGAKFQIQGILLPLRLRAGEKRAITIQFVGDSTAGQVAASIVAITTSPCQQRVVGKVSVEVTLQELVLSTNQLSFGSVLPCNIAAAVDSITVRNHGTTVVRITQATFADPSSSFQMLNSPFPLDLPPGGAATVIVGMKPGPQGAITDRLLLLTEPALETQLSAQLTAQREMVGSSLRDQSGNVATEVRFVGVAPCNTNISQQLRLRNEGSVADTFSITSTSANFLVAPSNQVVLRPGEEQAVTIDATLPPNAITESLVIRSALCAGERRIPMTATLRLVAVDYPDSMRHQAVVGTSAEGNLTLANPSSDSVLIAEAFIENGPAFSVAFASPQVVAPNGSFPLPVRFLPDSVGVFTGTLRLILSKPCPDTLRIYLWGDGGSDRLDTVTIGIGHVIGRWGGEVQTPVIATNRSSRQIRADVGIQAGNHRLLQPRSVRFQHQNGNWPTVQIDTNSGGVILRGLSIKPSGGLIGDTVATIVWEVLRGDTVATPISIWGIPADERAVVATTNGAFFLENYCDAHGRLLRAAGLIDLKQNVPNPFSSTTVIEFEVPFNGQAELTVTDLLGNTLLQPMQGTQVAGRQQITIEAGDLPPGVYRYTLRVGLQTLSRWMILAR; encoded by the coding sequence ATGTCTCCGTCGTTTCAGCGTGCCATTCTTCCCTGCCTTCTGGTTCTTGCCACGGTGTCCTTCCCGAACACCGCTCTATCACAATGGCGGAAACTCACCAGCTACTCCTCCGGCTTTTACAACGAGGTCTTCTTCTTCGATAACCAGCACGGGTGGATAACCTCTTTCAACGGCACGATCCTCCGCACAGCCAACGGCGGAACAACGTGGCAAACCGCTTCCCTCCCCAACGCCAAAAGCTCGCCCAACCGCGACATCTGCTTCGTTAGCTCCTCCACCGGGTTCATCTCCGGGGATGATGGCATTTGGAAAACCACCGATGGCGGTGCAACGTGGTCCAATATCTCCCCAACATCCCCAACCATTGCCGGAAGCACCAGCTGCTGGTTTATTGATGCCAACAACGGCGTGCTTGGCTTTGGCGGTTGTGCCGATTCCACCGTGACCTTCTGCGCAACCACCAACGGCGGCGCAACGTGGTCATCGGTGACGTACACCCACAGCAGCCCCGACGTTGCCGTTGGCGGAATGGGCTACACCAACGGCGCATATCACGCCGCCGGCGGAAGCGGGAAGCATTGGAAATCAACCGATGGCGGCGCATCATGGAGCTACCTTCCAACGGGGTCCGGAGGCTGGCAGGAAGATTTGGTCACGGCGGCGGGGAACGTCTTTACTGCTTCGGCAAATGGGACAAGTTGCGGCGCGCTTGGTGGCGGCAAAATCTTAAAGTCCACCAATGGCGGGTCGGCTTGGGCTTCGGCAAATTTCCCTTCGGTGGTGATGTGGGGCATCACCATGTACAGCGGAACCGACGGCTGGGCCTGCGGCGATAATGGCAACGCGTTCAAAACCACCGACGGCGGCGCAACGTGGACGAACACCTCCTGCGGAATGGCCACCGCCGACCGCATTGACGACATCCATTTCACCGATGCCACCCACGGCTGGGCCGTTGGCGATGGCATCTACCAGTTCATCCCCCATTACTACCTCCCCATTCGCGACACCATTAATTTTGGAGATGTTTTGGTGGGAACCAAACGGGGCGATTCCCTTGTTGCGGTGAAGTCCATCGGGACCGCTGGCTCAATCCAAACGTGGCGAACAACCGGAGCCGATTCCGCGCACTTCAACCTGCAATCCACGGTGGTTCCGATTGCAGTCCCGTCGTGCGGATCGGCCGGGGTGCTTAGCTCCTTCCAACCAAAAAGTGAAGGGGTGAAAATTGCCAACGTCGAGCTGACGCTGCTTGATGGCGGCCCACCAATTTCCGTTGTGGTGAAAGGCCGCGGCGTGCGCCCAAGAATCGCCGCGCCAGCCACCCACAAAGCCGACACGATGGTCTGCAACTACCGCCGCTACGACACCATCCCGATTCGCAACATGGGGTCGTATCCGCTTCGGGTGGATAGCGCGTGGTTCAGCGATATGCGCTCTGGGACCTTCAGCATCGTTCGCCCCCTTCCTCCATTCTCGGTCCCCATCGGCGCGGTTGTTGGCTTGGTTGTGCAAACCGATATGAACGGAACCGGCCAATGCGGCGCAACGCTGCAACTGCGGAACAACGACCCCGACGCAGGCGCATCGCCCCACCAGGTGACGATTTCTGGCTACCGCAGGAAGATCGTTTATGAGATTGATCCCGATACCGTGGTGACGATTCCGCCGGCCCCACTCCGGACCCCCTCGGCCATTTGCATCCGCGTTGCGAACCTTGGCGATGGCCCGCAAATTATCGAGTCGGTGAAGCCGCTGAACGGAAGCTCAGCCATCACGTTGAAAAACACCGTGGTAAATCTTCAGCTGCAACGAAGCGAGTACATGATGCTCTGCTTCGAAGCCCGCGCCACCGATACGCTCCCCCACGAACGCCGGTTCTGGGTCCGGACGCAGCCATGCGGAAAGGACACCTTCATTGTAGTGAAATTCAAAGCAACCAATCCCTACATTGTTGCCCCGCCGGAGCGGACGCTTCAGCTTGCCACCTGCGGAGCCGTGGCAACGGATTCGATTGTGGTGAGGAACGCCGGGAACAGCGATTTGCTTCTCCGCTCGGCGCGTTTCAGTTCGCCCCTCTCCTCGTTCGTTCTGGTAAACCCAACGGCTTGGCCCGTGACGGTTTCCGCTCGTGATTCCGTTGTTGTTCGGTACCAAATCACCCCAACCAGCACCCAGCAGCGCGACACGCTCACCATCCAAAGCAACGACAGCACGCTGGCGAACGGCTTGCTGAAAATCCCTTGTTCGGCAACGTTCAGCACCCCGCAAACGGCGGCCAGCTTGGTGCCAACAGCGCAATCCGAAGTCTGCCGATCGGCAGATACGGTCTGGCGTGCAATCGCCGTCAGGAATCGCGGGAACGTGCCGGTGAATATCGTGGAGGTGATCCAGCAACCCGGAAACCAACTCCCGTTCGCGGTGCAAATTTCCAGCCGTGCAATTCCCCCGGGAACCACCGATACCGTGCGGATTGGGTTGGCCAGCACGCAAGCCGGGAGCTTCAACGAAAACTTCACCATCCAGTACGCAGAATGTGGCCTTGCCGACTCCATCACCCTTCACCTTGATGTGGTGGAGACTTCGGTGGCGTGGCTTCAGCAAAGCATCAACCTGGGGGCAACGCCGGTTGGGGTGCCAGCGTCCGGCGTTATCGAGCTGGTGAACAACGGAAGCACCGAGGTCACGATTGACAGCATCTATCTATCCGGCGCAAAATTTCAGATTCAGGGAATACTGCTGCCATTGCGGTTGCGGGCTGGCGAAAAGCGGGCCATCACCATCCAGTTTGTTGGCGATTCCACCGCGGGCCAGGTGGCGGCAAGCATCGTTGCAATCACCACTTCCCCTTGCCAGCAAAGGGTGGTTGGCAAAGTTTCCGTGGAGGTGACGTTGCAGGAATTGGTCCTTAGCACCAACCAGCTATCGTTCGGGTCGGTTCTTCCCTGCAACATCGCAGCCGCCGTTGATTCCATCACGGTGCGGAACCACGGAACCACCGTTGTTCGGATCACTCAAGCCACCTTTGCCGATCCATCCTCGTCCTTCCAGATGCTCAACTCCCCCTTCCCGCTGGACCTTCCTCCCGGGGGCGCGGCCACGGTGATTGTTGGAATGAAGCCAGGGCCGCAAGGGGCAATTACCGACCGCTTGCTGCTGCTGACCGAGCCAGCATTGGAAACCCAACTGAGTGCCCAACTAACAGCCCAGCGGGAAATGGTGGGAAGCAGCCTGCGCGACCAATCGGGGAATGTGGCAACGGAGGTCCGCTTTGTTGGCGTTGCCCCGTGCAACACCAACATCAGCCAGCAGCTGCGGCTTCGCAACGAAGGAAGCGTGGCCGACACATTCTCCATCACCTCCACTTCCGCGAACTTTTTGGTTGCCCCAAGCAACCAGGTGGTGTTGCGGCCAGGGGAGGAACAGGCCGTGACGATTGATGCCACCCTGCCGCCAAACGCCATCACCGAATCGCTGGTGATCCGCTCCGCGCTGTGCGCTGGCGAACGCCGCATCCCGATGACGGCAACCCTCCGTTTGGTGGCGGTGGATTACCCCGACTCCATGCGCCACCAAGCCGTTGTTGGAACGTCGGCAGAGGGGAATCTGACGCTGGCAAATCCCTCCTCCGATTCGGTGTTGATTGCCGAGGCCTTCATCGAAAACGGGCCGGCGTTTTCCGTTGCGTTTGCATCGCCGCAGGTGGTTGCCCCGAACGGGAGCTTCCCCCTTCCGGTGCGTTTCTTGCCCGACTCCGTTGGGGTGTTCACCGGAACGCTGCGGCTGATTCTTTCCAAGCCTTGCCCCGACACGCTTCGCATCTACCTTTGGGGCGATGGAGGAAGCGACCGGCTTGACACCGTCACGATTGGCATTGGCCACGTGATAGGGCGTTGGGGCGGCGAAGTCCAAACCCCGGTAATCGCCACCAACCGAAGCAGCCGCCAGATCCGCGCCGACGTTGGAATCCAAGCGGGAAACCACCGGTTGCTTCAGCCACGCAGCGTGAGATTCCAGCACCAGAACGGGAATTGGCCGACGGTCCAGATTGACACAAACAGCGGCGGGGTGATCCTTCGCGGGCTTTCCATCAAGCCTTCCGGCGGCCTAATTGGCGACACGGTTGCCACGATTGTTTGGGAAGTGCTTCGGGGCGACACGGTGGCAACGCCAATTTCCATTTGGGGAATTCCTGCCGACGAACGGGCGGTGGTGGCCACCACAAACGGAGCGTTCTTCCTGGAGAATTACTGCGATGCCCACGGGCGGCTGCTTCGGGCGGCGGGGCTGATTGACTTGAAGCAAAACGTCCCCAACCCCTTCAGCTCAACCACGGTGATTGAGTTCGAGGTCCCATTCAACGGCCAGGCGGAGTTGACCGTGACCGACCTGCTGGGGAACACCCTGCTTCAGCCGATGCAGGGCACGCAGGTTGCCGGGCGGCAGCAGATCACGATTGAGGCGGGCGACCTTCCCCCTGGCGTCTATCGCTACACCCTTCGCGTTGGTTTGCAAACCCTTTCACGGTGGATGATTCTGGCACGGTGA
- a CDS encoding DUF4331 family protein, with the protein MKKRHWLKTLSGAIAALSLSLPMQPAFGSSHREAPLISNDPLADNTDLYVFRSPDDPNTITIIANYIPLELPEGGPNYASFGQNIQYLVHIDNDAGKKGDEIVYRFTFSQTNQDPTTFFNIRLGKENLKTTYTAEKSTDGGKTFQIIVNNGIVPPPNIGPRSIEGAAGLNKSYEQLMAAAITTASTGETVFCGPVDDPFFVDLGGIFDLGQTRLKDAQGFERARDAVAGFNCHAIALKIPIQLVQKDGKPVSEAKNILDGDYTIGVWTSASRPKVTTLRTDGNPPDVSGEWVQVSRLGMPLTNEAVVPIGMKDYWNAITPYDDAEVAVFAKYFMNPELALYMDDSQFGGAVPAFAKLRIQSKSLGSFDFRNGKDGLFGLPESARAGTALSDQLFGGILLGKGEPRRVDVLPAFYTGVPNVPPYQLATGKNGNPLAVGKPFANNFLPSLGDMLRLNMAVPVTPRNDPKFSSLGLVQAAVLGLTDPAYNQDASLQFIPNMDGFPNGRRLEDDVTRIELQAVAGVVLAAVGLWYDDYIPGQTSSPVTPGLLGVLTYSAGPEANDLPFRAEWPYMAPPHRGYDYVKKLTTGIRRDDDPTPASALGISAPVGQFVGQNFPNPAATETQLRFHVNAVGNTRVVVYDVHGNQVTTLVNQRVEPGTYVTKWEPTQDVPSGTYLAQLVVNGSTVSSMKITLER; encoded by the coding sequence ATGAAGAAACGCCACTGGCTGAAAACGCTATCCGGAGCCATAGCAGCTTTGTCGCTTAGCTTGCCGATGCAACCGGCATTCGGCTCCAGCCACCGAGAAGCACCACTTATCAGCAACGACCCGTTAGCTGACAACACGGACCTGTACGTGTTCAGGAGTCCCGACGACCCCAACACCATCACCATCATCGCAAACTACATCCCCTTGGAGCTGCCGGAAGGGGGGCCGAACTACGCCAGCTTCGGCCAGAACATCCAGTACCTTGTCCACATTGATAACGATGCAGGAAAGAAAGGGGATGAGATCGTGTATCGCTTCACCTTCTCCCAAACCAACCAGGACCCAACAACGTTCTTCAACATCCGGCTTGGGAAGGAGAATCTGAAGACCACGTACACCGCCGAGAAGAGCACCGACGGGGGGAAAACCTTCCAGATAATCGTCAACAACGGCATTGTTCCGCCGCCCAATATTGGCCCACGCTCAATTGAGGGGGCGGCTGGGCTGAACAAATCGTACGAGCAACTGATGGCCGCCGCCATCACCACCGCATCCACCGGCGAGACGGTTTTCTGCGGCCCGGTTGATGATCCGTTCTTCGTTGACCTGGGCGGCATTTTCGATCTTGGCCAAACACGCCTGAAAGATGCCCAGGGATTTGAGCGTGCCCGCGATGCGGTGGCCGGGTTCAACTGCCACGCAATCGCGCTGAAGATTCCGATCCAGCTTGTCCAAAAAGATGGGAAGCCGGTTAGCGAAGCCAAAAACATCCTTGATGGCGACTACACGATTGGCGTGTGGACCAGTGCCAGCCGCCCAAAAGTCACCACGCTCCGCACCGACGGGAATCCCCCCGACGTTTCCGGCGAATGGGTGCAGGTCTCGCGGCTTGGAATGCCGCTGACGAACGAGGCCGTGGTCCCAATCGGCATGAAAGATTACTGGAATGCAATCACCCCGTACGATGATGCCGAGGTGGCGGTGTTCGCGAAGTACTTCATGAACCCAGAGCTTGCGTTGTACATGGACGACAGCCAGTTCGGCGGCGCGGTTCCGGCGTTTGCGAAGCTGCGCATCCAATCCAAGTCGTTAGGCTCGTTCGATTTCCGCAACGGGAAAGATGGGCTGTTCGGGCTTCCGGAATCGGCACGCGCAGGGACGGCACTGAGCGACCAACTGTTCGGCGGCATCCTGCTGGGGAAAGGCGAGCCACGCCGCGTTGACGTTCTTCCGGCATTCTACACCGGCGTTCCGAACGTTCCGCCGTACCAGCTTGCCACCGGAAAAAATGGGAACCCGCTTGCCGTTGGGAAGCCATTCGCTAACAATTTCCTTCCGTCATTGGGTGATATGCTTCGGCTGAACATGGCCGTTCCGGTAACGCCGCGCAACGATCCAAAATTCAGCTCGCTGGGGCTGGTGCAAGCCGCCGTGCTTGGCCTGACCGATCCGGCCTACAACCAAGATGCCAGCCTTCAGTTCATCCCGAACATGGATGGATTCCCGAACGGCCGCCGCTTGGAGGATGACGTTACCCGAATCGAGCTTCAAGCGGTGGCGGGCGTTGTGCTTGCTGCGGTTGGGCTGTGGTACGATGACTATATCCCGGGCCAAACAAGCTCGCCAGTTACGCCGGGGCTGCTGGGCGTGCTGACCTACTCCGCAGGGCCGGAAGCCAACGACCTTCCATTCCGCGCCGAATGGCCATACATGGCCCCGCCACATCGCGGCTACGATTACGTGAAAAAGCTGACAACCGGAATCCGCCGCGACGACGACCCAACGCCCGCAAGCGCGCTTGGTATCTCCGCTCCGGTTGGGCAGTTCGTGGGCCAGAATTTCCCGAACCCAGCCGCTACCGAAACGCAACTCCGTTTCCACGTCAACGCCGTGGGGAACACTCGCGTGGTGGTCTATGATGTCCACGGAAACCAAGTCACCACGTTGGTGAACCAGCGTGTGGAGCCAGGAACCTACGTCACCAAATGGGAGCCAACCCAAGATGTGCCGTCGGGAACATACTTGGCCCAGCTTGTGGTCAACGGCTCCACCGTCTCTTCCATGAAGATCACGCTGGAACGGTAA
- a CDS encoding tetratricopeptide repeat protein: MAFILRSSATILLLIALLTGCGDQQQQAAASNGQTTTAASGSLLPDLKKRTFESQPSPEFAKWQKQIAEYQAEVAKHPDQLANYLKAAEIYLQESRVSGDHHFYIPVASAILDTVLVRQPNNFQGLMLRAFISMTQHQFANAKQQIQKAIATNSKNAFAWGVLCDAFVELGQYDSAVVACDSMMAIRPDIRAYSRASYLRELFGDAKGAMELMVQAVNSGGSGEESKAWAAYTLGMLYLNAGKLDTAQYIFQKTLEERPSYPYATAGQAMAKGMRGEYPAAMELLTGVMEVSTEHIFLEQLADLYLAMNKPQEAKGLEQKVIEAFKQHEESGWNVDRELALFSANHRINLDDAVARAKRDHQSRPANIDACDTYAWALFQNNTAADALPLIRTAIRMNTQHATLFYHAAAIYAANNLRDSAAILLKKATAINPGIDIINRAAADSLRLRLR; encoded by the coding sequence ATGGCTTTTATCCTCCGATCTTCCGCAACCATCCTGCTGCTAATTGCCTTGCTTACCGGCTGCGGAGATCAGCAGCAGCAAGCCGCAGCAAGCAACGGCCAGACGACAACAGCGGCATCGGGTTCTTTGCTCCCTGATTTGAAGAAGCGGACGTTTGAATCCCAGCCTTCGCCGGAGTTCGCAAAGTGGCAAAAGCAGATTGCGGAATATCAAGCCGAGGTTGCGAAACATCCCGACCAGCTGGCCAACTACTTGAAAGCTGCGGAAATCTACTTGCAGGAATCGCGGGTTTCGGGCGATCATCATTTCTACATCCCGGTTGCCAGCGCAATTCTGGACACCGTGCTTGTCCGCCAGCCGAACAACTTCCAGGGGCTGATGCTGCGGGCATTCATCTCCATGACGCAGCATCAGTTTGCCAACGCCAAGCAGCAAATCCAGAAAGCGATTGCCACCAACAGCAAGAACGCTTTTGCTTGGGGGGTGCTGTGCGATGCCTTTGTTGAGCTTGGCCAGTACGACAGCGCGGTGGTGGCCTGCGATTCGATGATGGCGATTCGCCCCGACATCCGTGCCTACTCCCGCGCCTCCTACTTGCGCGAACTGTTCGGCGATGCAAAAGGGGCGATGGAGTTAATGGTTCAAGCCGTCAACTCCGGCGGATCGGGGGAGGAATCGAAGGCTTGGGCGGCCTACACGCTGGGGATGCTCTACCTTAACGCAGGGAAGCTGGACACCGCCCAGTATATTTTCCAGAAAACATTGGAGGAACGCCCTTCCTATCCATACGCCACGGCCGGGCAAGCAATGGCGAAAGGAATGCGGGGGGAATACCCTGCGGCAATGGAGCTTCTAACAGGGGTGATGGAGGTTTCCACCGAGCATATTTTCCTTGAACAGCTTGCCGATCTCTATTTGGCCATGAACAAACCGCAGGAAGCAAAGGGGCTGGAGCAGAAGGTGATCGAGGCGTTCAAGCAACATGAGGAATCGGGGTGGAATGTTGATCGTGAGCTTGCGCTGTTTTCGGCGAACCACCGGATCAATCTGGACGACGCGGTGGCGCGTGCCAAACGGGATCACCAATCCCGCCCGGCAAACATTGATGCTTGCGACACCTACGCTTGGGCACTTTTCCAAAACAACACCGCTGCCGACGCGCTTCCGCTAATCCGCACCGCGATTCGGATGAACACGCAGCACGCAACGCTTTTCTACCACGCCGCCGCGATCTACGCCGCCAACAACCTTCGCGATAGCGCAGCAATTCTGCTGAAGAAAGCCACAGCAATCAACCCGGGAATTGACATTATCAACCGTGCGGCAGCCGATAGCTTGCGGCTACGTCTCCGCTAA
- a CDS encoding HupE/UreJ family protein, with protein sequence MNEFGTFFNIGLRHILEGYDHLLFLLGLILVARSWRTLLAVVSAFTIAHSTTLALSALDLLAIPSIITETLIAASIVYVGIENNVRGGEGSQRWIVAGLFGLIHGAGFSGHLVGLLKGVMEQGSTWPALIGFNVGIEVGQVIVVLAALPLLWLAEKQGLREKIVPEVSRMIAAVGGVLVVARIWGIE encoded by the coding sequence ATGAACGAGTTCGGGACGTTTTTCAACATTGGGTTGCGCCATATCCTTGAAGGCTACGATCATCTCCTGTTCTTGCTTGGGTTGATCCTTGTGGCGCGTTCATGGCGCACGTTGCTGGCGGTTGTCAGCGCGTTCACCATTGCCCACTCCACCACGTTAGCACTCAGCGCGCTGGACCTGTTGGCAATCCCTTCAATCATCACCGAAACGCTGATTGCCGCCTCGATTGTGTACGTCGGCATCGAGAACAACGTGCGCGGGGGGGAAGGCTCGCAGCGGTGGATTGTTGCTGGCTTGTTTGGATTGATCCACGGCGCAGGGTTTTCCGGCCATCTTGTTGGCTTGCTGAAAGGGGTGATGGAGCAAGGAAGCACGTGGCCAGCATTGATCGGCTTCAATGTGGGGATCGAGGTTGGGCAGGTGATTGTTGTGCTTGCGGCACTGCCATTGCTTTGGCTGGCTGAAAAACAAGGGCTTCGGGAAAAGATTGTCCCCGAAGTTTCGCGGATGATTGCCGCCGTTGGTGGCGTGCTGGTGGTTGCCAGAATATGGGGGATTGAGTGA